One genomic window of Candidatus Pseudobacter hemicellulosilyticus includes the following:
- a CDS encoding rod shape-determining protein MreD: MSDFVRYTIRFIVFMLIQVFVLFQVKPVHQFVVPYLYFLYILWLPFSIPRTGVTLIGFLFGLTLDWFTKTPGLHAAPCTLIAYLRPFLVNILIPQEGADKNYKSPSIVSMGLAPYATYVLILTFLHNTYLVALEWIQIGNFWYFLGKVLATTGVSLFLILITELLFYRKEKFRTNTV; encoded by the coding sequence ATGAGCGATTTTGTACGCTATACCATCCGTTTTATCGTATTCATGCTGATACAGGTCTTTGTCCTGTTCCAGGTGAAGCCGGTACACCAGTTTGTAGTGCCCTACCTCTATTTCCTGTACATTCTCTGGCTGCCCTTCAGTATTCCCCGCACGGGCGTTACGCTGATCGGTTTTCTTTTTGGCCTTACGCTTGACTGGTTTACCAAAACACCGGGCCTGCATGCGGCGCCCTGTACCCTGATCGCTTACCTGCGTCCCTTCCTGGTGAATATCCTGATCCCGCAGGAAGGCGCTGATAAGAACTATAAATCGCCCTCCATTGTGAGCATGGGCTTAGCGCCTTATGCCACCTATGTGCTGATCCTGACCTTCCTGCACAATACCTACCTGGTAGCGCTGGAATGGATACAGATAGGGAATTTTTGGTACTTTCTCGGAAAAGTACTGGCTACCACTGGTGTAAGTTTATTCCTGATCCTGATCACAGAATTGTTATTTTACAGGAAGGAAAAGTTCCGAACCAATACGGTGTAA
- the mreC gene encoding rod shape-determining protein MreC: protein MRNIFVFIRRYFNFLFFMVMQIMALYMLFHYNDFHEAAFMGVANEVTGRVSDRFNSVEYYFHLKRTNEELAQENEQLRNQLRQNFETADTTVQIYTDTVQFDTLGKTRKYFYRGAKVVNRYVTLQNNYITIHRGEAQGVRRDMGVVSPSGVMGTVINTSKNFSVVMTLLHRQSRISGRLKKSGETGQISWNGVDPQVLTMSNVPKSVAIAKGDSIVTSQYGSYRFPQGILIGTVIDITNDKASNFYTLRLKPATSFSNVEFATVVENLQAAEQKKLEEATKNNQ from the coding sequence TTGCGTAACATATTTGTCTTCATCAGAAGGTATTTTAACTTCCTGTTCTTCATGGTGATGCAGATCATGGCATTGTATATGTTATTCCATTATAATGACTTTCATGAAGCCGCGTTCATGGGTGTCGCCAACGAAGTGACCGGCCGGGTAAGTGACAGGTTCAACAGCGTGGAGTATTATTTCCATCTTAAAAGGACCAATGAAGAGCTGGCGCAGGAAAACGAGCAGCTGCGCAACCAGCTTCGTCAGAACTTTGAAACCGCTGACACTACTGTACAGATCTACACCGATACCGTTCAGTTTGATACCCTGGGTAAAACGCGGAAATACTTTTACCGCGGCGCCAAAGTGGTCAACCGGTATGTAACCCTGCAGAACAACTATATCACCATCCATCGCGGCGAAGCACAGGGTGTACGCCGGGATATGGGTGTTGTCAGCCCCTCCGGCGTCATGGGCACCGTGATCAATACCAGCAAGAACTTTTCCGTAGTGATGACCCTGCTGCACCGCCAGAGCCGCATCAGCGGCCGCCTTAAAAAGAGCGGGGAAACCGGGCAGATATCCTGGAACGGGGTGGATCCCCAGGTACTGACCATGAGCAATGTGCCCAAGAGCGTGGCTATTGCCAAAGGAGACAGTATTGTCACCAGCCAGTACGGTTCTTACCGTTTCCCCCAGGGCATCCTTATAGGAACGGTGATAGATATCACCAACGATAAAGCAAGTAATTTCTATACCCTGCGGCTGAAACCGGCTACCAGCTTCTCCAATGTGGAGTTTGCCACGGTAGTGGAGAACCTGCAGGCGGCCGAGCAAAAGAAGCTGGAGGAGGCTACCAAAAACAATCAATGA
- a CDS encoding rod shape-determining protein: protein MGLFNFFTQEIAMDLGTANTLIIHNEEIVVNEPSIVALDRNNPKSVLAVGKRALMMHEKTHENIRTVRPLKDGVIADFNAAELMIREMIKMIYPKKPLFPPSWRMMICIPSSITEVEKRAVRDSAEQAGAKEVYLLHEPMAAALGIGIDVEEPVGNMIIDIGGGTTGITVIALAGIVCDQSIRIAGDEFTADIMEALRRYHSLLIGERTAEQIKINIGAAMKDLDNPPDDIPVNGRDLVTGIPKQIMVSYQEIAEALDKSIFKIEEAILKALEMTPPELAADIYRRGLYLTGGGALLRGLDKRLSQKIKLPVHVADDPLKSVVRGTGLALKNYEHYPFVMR, encoded by the coding sequence ATGGGCTTATTCAACTTTTTCACCCAGGAGATCGCGATGGATCTGGGTACTGCCAATACCCTCATCATACATAACGAAGAGATAGTGGTGAATGAACCCAGCATAGTGGCCCTTGACAGGAATAATCCCAAAAGCGTACTGGCTGTTGGCAAGCGTGCGCTCATGATGCACGAAAAGACCCACGAAAATATTCGCACGGTCCGTCCCCTGAAGGATGGTGTGATCGCGGACTTCAATGCGGCCGAACTGATGATACGGGAAATGATCAAGATGATCTATCCCAAAAAACCTTTGTTCCCCCCCAGCTGGCGGATGATGATCTGCATTCCTTCCAGCATCACGGAGGTGGAAAAGCGTGCTGTAAGGGATAGTGCCGAGCAGGCTGGCGCCAAAGAGGTATACCTGCTGCATGAGCCTATGGCTGCCGCCCTGGGAATCGGTATTGACGTGGAAGAGCCTGTGGGCAATATGATCATTGATATCGGCGGTGGCACCACCGGTATTACGGTGATTGCCCTGGCGGGTATTGTGTGTGACCAGAGTATCCGGATCGCCGGTGACGAGTTCACCGCTGATATCATGGAAGCCCTGCGCCGCTACCATAGCCTGCTGATCGGGGAGCGGACTGCCGAACAGATCAAGATCAATATCGGCGCCGCCATGAAAGACCTGGACAACCCCCCTGATGATATTCCTGTAAACGGTCGTGACCTGGTAACGGGTATTCCCAAACAGATCATGGTCAGCTACCAGGAAATTGCCGAAGCCCTCGACAAGAGCATCTTCAAGATTGAAGAGGCCATCCTGAAAGCCCTTGAAATGACGCCGCCGGAGCTGGCAGCCGATATCTACCGCCGTGGCCTCTACCTGACAGGTGGTGGCGCCCTGCTGCGTGGCCTGGACAAACGTCTCAGCCAGAAGATCAAACTGCCGGTACACGTGGCAGACGATCCGCTGAAGAGCGTGGTGCGCGGAACCGGCCTGGCCCTGAAGAACTACGAACATTACCCGTTCGTGATGCGTTAA
- a CDS encoding tryptophan 2,3-dioxygenase family protein produces the protein MKAVHYNDYLELDKILNAQFPESDKLKQHAHDEMLFIIIHQAYELWFKQLLYEVNSVAGIMQKPVNDNSPELQTVVHRLGRVISILKVLVHQIDIMETMTPMDFLDFRDMLRPASGFQSWQFKELEARLGLRYEHRFGQEYYISQLRQEQIDTIKKAEAEQSLLQLLNAWLERMPFFEEPGLWARYQSLTAASAEPVISGPFWNDYRNLYGGSLAEAEAANKTFFDTVFADSSASAERQLSPRASRAALFIMLYRGYPILQLPFQLLNNLLEIDEQLSTWRYRHMSMVHRMIGTRIGTGGSTGRDYLKGALDKHYIFADIARLTSFLIERRKLPELSPEMEKRLGFVGKAAQ, from the coding sequence ATGAAAGCAGTACATTATAACGACTACCTGGAACTGGACAAAATACTCAATGCCCAGTTCCCCGAAAGTGATAAGCTGAAACAGCATGCGCATGATGAAATGCTGTTCATTATTATCCACCAGGCCTATGAACTCTGGTTCAAACAGCTGTTATATGAGGTGAATTCCGTGGCCGGTATCATGCAGAAGCCGGTCAACGACAATTCCCCCGAGCTGCAGACGGTGGTACACCGGCTGGGGAGGGTTATCAGCATCCTGAAAGTACTGGTACACCAGATAGACATCATGGAGACCATGACCCCTATGGATTTCCTCGATTTCCGGGATATGCTGCGTCCCGCCTCCGGTTTCCAGAGCTGGCAGTTCAAGGAGCTGGAAGCCAGGCTGGGACTGCGTTATGAGCATCGCTTCGGGCAGGAGTACTATATCTCCCAGCTTCGGCAGGAGCAGATAGACACCATCAAAAAAGCAGAGGCGGAACAGTCCCTGCTGCAGCTGCTCAATGCCTGGCTGGAACGCATGCCCTTCTTTGAGGAGCCCGGGCTATGGGCCCGCTACCAGTCCCTGACAGCAGCCAGTGCTGAGCCCGTTATCAGCGGCCCTTTCTGGAATGATTATCGCAATCTCTATGGCGGCAGCCTGGCAGAAGCCGAAGCCGCCAACAAGACCTTCTTCGATACCGTATTTGCCGATAGCTCAGCCAGTGCAGAGCGGCAGCTTTCGCCCCGTGCTTCCCGTGCGGCGCTCTTTATCATGCTGTACAGAGGTTACCCTATCCTGCAGCTGCCCTTCCAGTTGCTCAACAACCTGCTGGAGATAGACGAGCAGCTGAGTACGTGGCGCTATCGCCACATGAGCATGGTACACCGGATGATCGGCACCCGTATCGGCACGGGCGGCAGCACCGGCCGGGATTACCTGAAAGGCGCGCTGGACAAGCATTACATCTTTGCTGATATAGCCCGGCTCACCAGTTTCCTGATTGAAAGAAGGAAGCTGCCGGAACTGAGCCCGGAGATGGAAAAACGCCTCGGTTTTGTAGGCAAGGCAGCCCAATAA
- the purD gene encoding phosphoribosylamine--glycine ligase, protein MTILLIGSGGREHALAWKMVQSTQCTRLFIAPGNAGTGLVGTNVALDVSDHAAVKQFVLENTVGLVVVGPEEPLVKGIVDYFRNDPALQSVLIIGPAQYGAQLEGSKAFAKQFMMRHNIPTAAYREFDAASFEEGMDYLRQHPLPIVLKADGLAAGKGVLICQSNEEALAEFELMIRQSKFGDASKKVVVEEFLDGIELSVFALTDGKDYVLLPEAKDYKRIGEGDTGLNTGGMGAVSPVPFADASFMQQVEEEVVKPTITGLHKENIDYKGFVFFGLIKVGGAPKLIEYNCRMGDPETEVVMPRLRTDLVELFKAAASGQLASVKVEQDPRTTCTVMAVSGGYPGDYQKGYAIEGLDQPVGADSLVFHAGTTAKDGQVLTSGGRVLCVTSYGQSVSEAVSKSKAVLEKISFRDMAYRKDIGYEFQ, encoded by the coding sequence ATGACTATATTACTGATTGGCTCAGGTGGCCGTGAACATGCACTGGCCTGGAAAATGGTTCAAAGTACACAATGTACCCGGCTATTCATTGCTCCCGGTAATGCCGGCACGGGACTGGTAGGCACTAATGTGGCCCTGGATGTTTCCGATCATGCCGCCGTAAAGCAATTTGTGCTGGAGAATACCGTAGGACTGGTAGTGGTAGGCCCGGAAGAGCCGCTGGTAAAGGGTATTGTTGACTATTTCCGGAATGATCCTGCACTGCAGTCTGTACTTATCATTGGCCCCGCGCAGTATGGCGCCCAATTGGAAGGCAGCAAGGCCTTTGCCAAGCAGTTCATGATGCGGCACAATATCCCCACCGCCGCCTACCGCGAATTTGACGCCGCCAGCTTTGAAGAAGGGATGGACTACCTGCGGCAGCACCCGCTGCCCATAGTGCTGAAAGCAGATGGCCTGGCCGCCGGCAAGGGGGTACTCATCTGTCAGTCGAATGAAGAAGCCCTGGCCGAGTTTGAGCTGATGATCCGCCAGAGCAAGTTTGGCGATGCCAGTAAGAAAGTAGTGGTGGAGGAATTCCTGGACGGCATTGAGCTGAGCGTGTTTGCCCTGACGGATGGCAAAGACTATGTGCTGCTGCCCGAGGCCAAGGATTACAAGCGGATCGGGGAAGGGGATACCGGCCTGAATACAGGCGGGATGGGCGCTGTAAGCCCCGTACCTTTTGCGGATGCCAGCTTTATGCAGCAGGTGGAGGAAGAGGTGGTGAAGCCCACCATTACCGGTCTGCACAAGGAAAATATAGATTACAAAGGCTTCGTGTTCTTTGGCCTGATCAAGGTTGGCGGAGCACCGAAGCTGATTGAATACAACTGCCGCATGGGTGATCCGGAAACTGAAGTGGTGATGCCCCGCCTCCGGACGGACCTGGTGGAGCTGTTCAAAGCAGCCGCTTCCGGCCAGCTGGCTTCCGTAAAAGTGGAGCAGGACCCCCGCACAACCTGTACAGTGATGGCGGTCAGCGGCGGTTATCCCGGCGACTACCAGAAAGGGTATGCCATTGAAGGGCTGGACCAGCCTGTGGGGGCTGACAGCCTGGTGTTCCATGCAGGAACTACTGCAAAGGACGGCCAGGTGCTGACCAGCGGCGGCCGCGTACTCTGCGTGACCTCCTATGGCCAGTCGGTCAGCGAAGCAGTAAGTAAATCCAAAGCTGTACTGGAAAAGATCTCTTTCCGGGATATGGCATACCGTAAGGATATCGGGTACGAATTCCAGTAG
- a CDS encoding peptide MFS transporter — MSQSVPQKGHPKGLYILFATEMWERFNYYGMRAILILFMTKALLFSDAFASNLYGSYTGLVYLTPLIGGYIADRYWGNKRSIIVGGLVMAIGEFLLFFCGSLYESAPGLSTMFFFSGLGFMIAGNGFFKPNISSLVGQLYPKNDRRTDAAYTIFYMGINVGGAIGPFLCGMAGDTGNPADFKWAFLVAGIGMLISVLVQKLYQDKYIVSPEGVPLGNPNPNAPKAWSNPVLIVLGCLLFSGVAIGVLYVDANVFSFLSYLLIASFLFIVFVLYSDKSLTRIEKQKITVIIITAFFVIFFWSAFEQAGASLNLFADRQTDRFLGWVVPKYYLYIISAALLGVLGWCWKKATTNLALNDKSLLNGVKVLLIVLAGALLYYDIKVGMEPGANIEMNEVPASYFQSLNSIFVISFAPLFAWLWLKLGRFEPSAPTKMAIGLFLLALGYLWIAFGVKDAGAVKVSMVWLIGMYALHTWGELCLSPIGLSLVNKLAPLKYASLLMAVWFLANAAANKFAGVLSALYPGSGKTTRFLFYEMTNLYDFFILFLGMAGVASLILFGITKQLQKMMTQESK; from the coding sequence ATGAGTCAATCAGTACCTCAAAAGGGGCACCCCAAAGGATTGTATATCCTGTTTGCGACAGAAATGTGGGAACGCTTCAACTACTACGGGATGCGAGCCATTCTCATCCTGTTCATGACCAAAGCCCTGCTTTTCTCCGATGCCTTTGCCTCTAATCTCTACGGTAGTTATACCGGTCTCGTTTACCTCACCCCGCTTATTGGCGGTTATATTGCCGACAGGTACTGGGGCAATAAACGCTCCATTATAGTAGGTGGCCTGGTGATGGCCATCGGGGAGTTCCTCCTGTTCTTCTGCGGCTCCCTGTATGAAAGCGCACCGGGACTTTCCACCATGTTTTTCTTCTCGGGCCTCGGTTTCATGATTGCCGGTAACGGTTTCTTCAAACCCAATATATCTTCCCTTGTTGGCCAGCTCTATCCCAAGAACGATCGGCGGACAGATGCGGCCTATACCATCTTTTATATGGGTATCAATGTAGGTGGCGCCATCGGTCCCTTCCTCTGCGGCATGGCCGGTGATACCGGTAATCCCGCCGACTTCAAATGGGCCTTCCTGGTGGCTGGTATTGGTATGCTGATCAGCGTCCTGGTCCAGAAGCTCTACCAGGACAAATACATTGTTTCCCCCGAAGGCGTTCCCCTCGGCAATCCCAATCCCAACGCCCCGAAGGCCTGGAGTAATCCTGTGCTCATCGTCCTGGGCTGCCTGCTGTTTTCCGGTGTGGCTATTGGTGTTCTGTATGTGGATGCCAATGTATTCAGCTTCCTGAGCTACCTGCTGATCGCCTCCTTCCTCTTTATCGTTTTTGTACTGTATAGTGATAAATCGCTCACCCGGATCGAGAAGCAGAAGATCACGGTGATCATTATAACGGCCTTCTTCGTGATCTTTTTCTGGTCAGCCTTTGAACAGGCAGGCGCCTCGCTGAACCTGTTTGCCGACCGCCAGACCGACCGCTTCCTGGGCTGGGTAGTCCCCAAGTATTACCTGTATATCATCTCTGCAGCCTTGCTGGGTGTGCTGGGCTGGTGCTGGAAAAAAGCCACCACCAATCTTGCCCTCAATGATAAGTCGCTGTTGAATGGCGTAAAAGTACTGTTGATCGTCCTTGCTGGTGCGCTCCTGTATTACGATATAAAAGTGGGCATGGAACCCGGCGCTAACATTGAAATGAATGAAGTACCTGCCAGCTACTTCCAGTCGCTCAACTCCATTTTTGTGATCAGCTTTGCACCGCTGTTTGCCTGGTTATGGTTAAAGCTGGGCAGGTTTGAGCCATCTGCGCCTACCAAAATGGCTATTGGTCTTTTCCTCCTGGCCCTTGGTTATCTCTGGATCGCCTTTGGCGTGAAAGATGCCGGAGCTGTGAAAGTGAGCATGGTCTGGCTGATCGGCATGTATGCCCTGCATACCTGGGGCGAACTCTGCCTCTCGCCCATCGGCCTTTCCCTCGTGAACAAACTGGCGCCATTGAAATATGCCTCCCTGTTAATGGCCGTATGGTTCCTGGCCAATGCAGCCGCCAACAAATTTGCCGGTGTGCTGAGCGCCCTCTACCCGGGCAGTGGCAAGACCACCAGGTTCCTGTTCTATGAAATGACCAATCTCTATGACTTCTTCATCCTCTTTTTGGGTATGGCTGGCGTGGCTTCCCTGATCCTGTTTGGCATCACCAAACAGCTGCAAAAGATGATGACGCAGGAGAGCAAATAA
- a CDS encoding OPT/YSL family transporter — protein MSEKKFQPFVAPETRMAEFTLKSVLVGSAFGIIFGAATVYLALKAGLTVSASIPIAVMAIALSKLFLKTTILENNIIQTTGSAGESIAAGVVFTLPGFLFLSDPASADYFNYFTILILAILGGILGTLMMIPLRRPLIVKEHGALPYPEGTACASVLKAGEKGGDFARTAFIGVGVAMVYALLQKVLHLIAEAPTFMTRQTNKYFPSARLSGEITPEYLGVGYIVGPKIGGILVAGSVLCWFVFIPLLATLVPPEAIATQLVKLGYLSSLDKAGGSGGWDPITRTFADFSMPIYQAYVRQIGAGAVAAGGFIMLFKTIPTIISSFKGSLGSINKTGSSTEGLERTDRDLSLKVVGIGSALLVLLMVILPQIPGDSIGSKFLLGILVVIFGAFFVTVSSRIVGLIGSSNNPISGMTIATIMGTCLVFLAVGWTGRVYEPMALVVGGIICIAAANAGNTSQDLKTGYIVGATPKYQQIALFIGAIVSSVVIGLTVKVLDTPTQAMLNEGIHHAIGTTSLPAPQGTLMATLIKGIQSQNLDWQYVLVGACIAIVMELCGIKALSFAIGIYLPLATTLPIFIGGAIRGLVDRKKKKRGEVHLSAEEEDLQKGNLFATGLVAGGALAGVTVAFLLANGSIRTQLEKISLEHGLSGALGETGYYLLGALFFALMGFLLYRIGMQKKQSL, from the coding sequence ATGTCTGAGAAAAAGTTCCAACCTTTTGTAGCCCCGGAGACCAGGATGGCGGAGTTCACCCTGAAATCCGTGCTGGTAGGCTCTGCCTTCGGCATCATCTTCGGCGCGGCTACGGTTTACCTGGCGCTGAAAGCGGGCCTCACCGTTTCCGCTTCCATCCCCATTGCGGTGATGGCCATCGCCCTGAGCAAACTCTTCCTGAAGACTACCATCCTGGAGAACAATATCATCCAGACCACCGGTAGTGCAGGCGAGAGCATTGCCGCCGGCGTGGTATTCACCCTACCCGGCTTTCTGTTCCTCAGTGATCCCGCAAGCGCAGACTATTTCAACTATTTCACCATCCTGATCCTGGCCATACTTGGTGGCATACTCGGTACACTCATGATGATCCCGCTCCGCCGGCCCCTCATCGTGAAAGAACATGGCGCCCTGCCCTACCCTGAAGGGACCGCCTGCGCCTCTGTGCTGAAGGCCGGCGAGAAAGGCGGCGATTTTGCCAGGACAGCTTTCATAGGTGTAGGCGTAGCTATGGTGTATGCCCTATTGCAGAAAGTACTCCACCTGATAGCAGAAGCCCCCACCTTCATGACCAGGCAAACGAATAAGTACTTCCCCTCAGCCAGGCTCAGCGGGGAAATCACGCCCGAATACCTGGGCGTGGGGTATATCGTAGGCCCCAAGATCGGAGGTATACTGGTAGCGGGAAGTGTATTGTGCTGGTTTGTCTTCATTCCCCTGCTGGCAACGCTTGTCCCACCTGAAGCCATCGCCACCCAACTGGTAAAGCTGGGTTACCTCAGTTCGCTGGATAAAGCAGGCGGCTCAGGCGGATGGGACCCCATAACACGTACTTTTGCCGATTTCTCTATGCCCATTTACCAGGCTTATGTGCGCCAGATCGGCGCCGGCGCCGTGGCAGCAGGCGGATTCATCATGCTTTTCAAAACGATCCCTACCATCATCTCGTCTTTTAAAGGAAGCCTCGGCTCCATCAATAAAACAGGGAGTTCAACGGAAGGGTTGGAAAGGACCGACCGCGACCTGTCCCTGAAAGTTGTAGGCATTGGCAGCGCATTACTCGTATTGCTGATGGTCATACTGCCACAGATCCCCGGCGATAGTATCGGTAGCAAATTTCTGCTGGGTATCCTCGTGGTGATCTTCGGCGCTTTCTTTGTGACCGTTTCAAGCCGTATAGTGGGCCTTATTGGTTCGTCCAATAACCCCATCAGCGGTATGACCATTGCTACCATCATGGGAACCTGCCTGGTTTTCCTGGCCGTAGGCTGGACCGGCAGGGTCTACGAACCGATGGCCCTGGTGGTAGGAGGTATCATTTGTATTGCAGCAGCCAACGCAGGTAATACTTCACAGGACCTTAAAACCGGTTATATAGTGGGCGCCACACCCAAGTACCAGCAAATAGCATTGTTCATTGGCGCCATCGTTTCATCGGTCGTGATCGGTTTGACCGTCAAAGTGCTTGATACACCTACGCAAGCCATGCTCAACGAAGGTATTCACCATGCCATCGGCACCACCAGCCTGCCCGCTCCCCAAGGTACCCTGATGGCGACCCTGATCAAAGGCATCCAATCCCAAAACCTCGACTGGCAATATGTGCTGGTAGGGGCGTGTATTGCCATCGTGATGGAGCTCTGTGGCATCAAAGCCCTCTCCTTCGCTATCGGCATTTACCTGCCACTGGCCACTACCCTGCCCATCTTTATTGGTGGCGCCATTCGCGGACTGGTAGATCGCAAGAAAAAGAAAAGAGGAGAAGTGCATCTTTCAGCAGAAGAAGAAGACCTCCAGAAAGGTAATCTCTTTGCCACAGGCCTGGTAGCCGGTGGCGCTCTGGCAGGGGTAACCGTAGCCTTCCTGCTTGCCAACGGCAGTATAAGAACCCAATTGGAAAAGATAAGCCTTGAGCATGGACTGTCAGGCGCCCTGGGTGAAACCGGCTACTACCTGCTGGGCGCCCTGTTCTTTGCCCTCATGGGATTTCTGCTATACCGCATTGGCATGCAGAAAAAACAGAGCTTATAA
- the apaG gene encoding Co2+/Mg2+ efflux protein ApaG codes for MVSKISEGIEISVETFYQPDYSNPISGEYMFAYRITIENHNNFPVKLHRRHWYIADSNGSNREVEGEGVVGVQPILQPAERYQYVSGCNLRSEMGKMYGTYLMENLHNKQQFEVNIPVFEMIVPFKMN; via the coding sequence ATGGTATCGAAAATATCTGAGGGCATTGAGATCAGCGTCGAAACTTTCTACCAGCCGGATTACTCCAACCCCATCTCCGGCGAGTATATGTTTGCCTATCGGATAACGATCGAAAATCACAACAATTTCCCTGTCAAGCTGCACCGCCGTCACTGGTATATTGCCGATAGTAATGGCAGTAACCGGGAAGTAGAGGGAGAAGGTGTAGTGGGCGTACAGCCCATCCTGCAGCCTGCGGAACGCTACCAGTATGTCAGCGGCTGTAACCTGCGCAGTGAAATGGGCAAGATGTATGGCACCTACCTGATGGAGAACCTGCACAACAAACAGCAGTTTGAAGTGAATATCCCCGTATTTGAAATGATCGTTCCTTTCAAGATGAACTGA
- a CDS encoding isocitrate/isopropylmalate family dehydrogenase, protein MKIAVAKGDGIGPEIMDAVLRIFEANKAPLEYELVEMGKWVFDKGFSNGMTPEAQQTIENLGILFKGPMETPKGKGVKSVNVTARKTWNTYANKRVFQTLHGVDTVFSKAGIPIDLTVVRENIEDTYGGIEHMLTHDVALSRRFITRPGSLQVIKYAFEMARQKNARRITCGHKANIMKITDGLFLECFYEVAKDYPELKADDVIVDDLCMKLVTRPDTFDVVVLTNLQGDIVSDLCAGLVGGLGFAPSANIGDHICIFEAVHGTAPDIAGKNIANPTALLLSGIAMLRHLGLMENAAVIENALLYTLEQGTRTGDFGDKSTTALNTTQFAEAIIGNFGKQPALNARELLPNKPTIQTMFKLDKNPMLVSEEMENETIVGVDLFIESAEQPALIAKKCQRHAGVKFNLINISNRGTQVWPTGSIYTNLVNQYNVRFESLDGSPLNQQDVLGLYVSLSGDFKICSSELLNRWGDKKAYSLAQGQ, encoded by the coding sequence ATGAAAATAGCTGTCGCCAAAGGGGATGGTATTGGCCCCGAAATTATGGATGCCGTACTCCGGATCTTTGAAGCCAATAAAGCCCCCCTCGAATATGAGCTGGTTGAAATGGGTAAATGGGTGTTCGATAAAGGTTTTTCCAATGGCATGACGCCTGAGGCTCAACAAACTATCGAGAACCTCGGCATACTTTTCAAAGGCCCCATGGAAACGCCCAAAGGGAAAGGGGTTAAAAGTGTGAACGTCACTGCCCGCAAAACCTGGAATACCTACGCCAATAAAAGGGTGTTCCAGACCCTCCACGGCGTGGACACCGTATTCTCCAAGGCCGGTATCCCCATTGACCTGACCGTGGTCCGGGAGAATATTGAAGATACCTATGGCGGGATTGAGCATATGCTCACCCATGACGTGGCGCTCAGCCGCCGCTTCATTACCCGCCCCGGCAGCCTCCAGGTGATCAAGTACGCCTTTGAGATGGCCAGGCAGAAGAATGCCCGCCGCATCACCTGCGGTCACAAGGCCAATATCATGAAGATCACCGATGGCCTGTTCCTGGAATGTTTTTACGAAGTAGCCAAAGATTACCCCGAGCTGAAAGCCGATGACGTGATCGTGGACGATCTCTGTATGAAGCTGGTCACCCGCCCCGATACCTTTGATGTGGTGGTGCTCACCAACCTGCAGGGCGATATTGTGTCCGATCTCTGCGCCGGCCTGGTAGGCGGCCTGGGCTTTGCACCTTCTGCCAATATCGGCGACCATATCTGCATCTTCGAGGCTGTACACGGTACCGCCCCGGATATTGCCGGTAAGAATATTGCCAACCCCACCGCCCTGCTGCTGAGCGGCATTGCCATGCTGCGTCACCTGGGCCTGATGGAAAATGCAGCCGTGATAGAGAACGCCCTGCTCTATACCCTGGAACAGGGTACCCGCACCGGTGATTTCGGGGATAAGTCCACCACTGCGCTCAATACCACCCAGTTTGCGGAGGCTATCATCGGGAACTTTGGTAAGCAGCCGGCCCTCAACGCCCGGGAACTGCTGCCCAACAAGCCCACCATCCAGACCATGTTCAAGCTGGACAAGAACCCGATGCTGGTATCCGAGGAAATGGAGAACGAGACCATTGTAGGAGTGGACCTCTTCATTGAGAGTGCGGAGCAGCCTGCCCTGATTGCCAAAAAATGCCAGCGTCATGCCGGGGTGAAATTCAACCTGATCAATATCAGCAACCGGGGTACCCAGGTATGGCCCACCGGTTCTATCTATACCAACCTGGTGAACCAGTACAATGTGCGCTTTGAGAGCCTTGACGGGTCACCGCTCAACCAGCAGGATGTGCTGGGCCTTTATGTGAGCCTGAGCGGCGATTTCAAGATCTGCTCTTCTGAGCTGCTGAATAGGTGGGGCGATAAAAAAGCCTATAGCCTGGCACAGGGCCAGTAA
- a CDS encoding translation initiation factor gives MSKKNKPDNKGFVYSTDPNFSFDNDNQSEQDTLPPAQQALRVWLDSKQRAGKLVTLITGFTGKPEDLEELGKKLKNFCGTGGAAKDGEVIIQGDQRDKVMMYFTKNGYAKAKKAGG, from the coding sequence ATGTCAAAAAAGAACAAACCCGATAATAAAGGATTCGTCTACAGCACAGACCCTAACTTCAGCTTCGACAACGACAACCAGTCCGAACAGGATACCCTGCCGCCGGCACAGCAGGCGCTGCGTGTATGGCTCGACAGCAAGCAGCGGGCCGGCAAGCTGGTGACCCTGATCACCGGCTTTACCGGTAAACCGGAAGACCTGGAAGAACTGGGTAAGAAGCTGAAGAATTTCTGCGGCACCGGCGGCGCCGCCAAAGATGGTGAGGTCATCATCCAGGGCGACCAGCGCGACAAAGTGATGATGTACTTTACGAAGAACGGTTATGCCAAAGCGAAGAAAGCCGGCGGATAA